A stretch of DNA from Pseudomonas sp. HN11:
GGTGTATTCCTACCGCGTGGCCGGGCTTTTCGACGATGCCGATGGCCAGGTGGAGCACACCGAGACGCGCCGCCAGTCACTGTCGAGCACCTTTACCTGGCGCCCGGACGACGCCACTTCGCTGACCCTGCTCGGGCATTTCCAGAAGGACCCCAAAGGCGCGTCCTACGGCTCGATACCCGCCTGGGGCTCGGTACTGCACAGCCCGACCGGGCGCAGCATCGATGTGGATTTCTATGACGGCGAAAAGAATTTCGAGAAAAGTGACCGCGAGTACTACAGCATCGGCTGGGCGTTCGAGCATCACGTCGATGACGTGTGGACCGTGCGCCAGAATGCGCGTTACCTGCGCAGCGAAGGCCAATATCGCAGCCTCTATAGCAACTACCTGATGGCGGATTACCGCACCATCCGCCGCTCGACCATTGCCAGCGATGTCGACCTGGATGCCTACACCCTCGACAACCAGGTGCAGGCCAAATTTGACACCGGCCCGTTGCAGCACACCTTGTTGATGGGGCTCGATTACCAGAACACCAGCACCGACACCAAGTCCGGCTCGGGCGTGTACACCGCCGGCCCGACCCTGGATATTTTCAATCCGGTCTACGGTGCGGCCGTGCCGGTGCCGGCCTACACCACCGACGGCACTTCGCGCAGCGAGCAGACCGGTGTGTACCTGCAAGAACAGATGAAGTGGGACAAATGGGTCCTGTTGCTGGGCGGGCGCTATGACTGGGCCAGCACCGACAGCAGCACCAAGGCTATTCGCACCGGTGTCAAATCCGAGTCGTCCCTGGACAGCAAAGCCTTTACCGGTCGTATCGGCCTGGTCTACCTCTTCGACAATGGCCTGGCGCCGTATGCCAGCTACGCCGAGTCGTTCAACCCGCAGTCGGGCACCGGCTACGGCGGTTCGGTGTTCAAGCCGACCGAAGGCAAGCAGTATGAAATCGGCATCAAGTACCAGCCGCCAGGCAGCAACAGCTTTATCACGGCGGCGATCTTCGACCTGCGCCAGACCAACGTGTTGACCACCGACCCGGACCCCACCCACCTGTGTGGCACCGGGCGCTGCCAGAGCCAGGATGGCGAAGTGCAATCCCGTGGCTTTGAACTGGAAGGCAAAGCCAGTCTCAACGACAACCTGGATATCACTGCGGCCTACGCTTATCTGGACAACCGCATCAGCAAGTCCAACAACACCGTGCGGTATGCACCCATCAGCGACATCGGCGTAGGCCCGGCCATCGCCGCCGAAGGCACCACCACCTATGGCGTGCCGCGTCACACCGCCTCGGCTTGGGCCGACTATACCTTCCACGATGGCAAGCTCAAGGGCTTCGGTGCCGGCGTGGGTGCGCGGTATGTCGGGTCGTCCTGGGGTGATACCGCCAACACCTTGAAAGTGCCGGGCTACACCCTGTTCGATGCGGCCGTGCATTACGACATTCCAAACATCACCAGCCTCAAGGACAACCTGCGCCTGGCGCTCAATGCCACCAACCTGGCGAATAAAGAGTATGTCGCGTCCTGCTACTCCTATTCCTGGTGCTGGTATGGCTCGCAGCGTACCGTGCAGGCGAGCGCTACCTACCAGTGGTGAGGTAAGAAAAAAGCCTTGGCGAAAGGATTCGAGAGCAGCATCGCCAAGGCCGAAAAGGGCTAACGCTTGAGCGGCTCGATCCACTTGTTGACCAGCGGCGCCTGCCACTGCCCAAGCGCATCGAGCAGGGCGCCGGGGTTGTCCTCGACTATCAGCATCTGGTTGTGTTCGGCTTTCATGAAGCCTTCTTTCACAGCGTGCTCAAACAGGCTGCGCAGCGTCGCGAAGAAATTCGCGGTGTTCAGACAGGCCACGCCTTTGTGGTGCTCGCCCAACTGCGTCAATGTCATTGCTTCCAACACTTCTTTGAAGGTGCCGAGGCCACCAGGCAGGGCGATGAAAGCATCGGCCAGTTCGCTCATGCGGGCTTTGCGGCTACGCATGTCGTCCATGATTTCATAGCCGGTCAGCCCCGGATGCATGTGCCCAAGCTCATGCAGTAAACGGGTGATAACACCGATCACTTGGCCACCCTCGGCCAGTGCGCTGTCGGCAATCACCCCCATCAAGCCCCTGGCGCTGCCGCCGTAGACCAGGCGCATGCCACGTCGGGCGATTTCACGGCCGAGGGCTTTGGCGTCCTCGATGACCCAGGCGTCTTCGCGGCGAGCCCAGTCCAGCAGCTCCAACCGGCGCGGCAGGGACAGGGAAACACACAACGGGCTTTGGTGAGCGGGGGTGACGACCACGGCACGCGCGGCGCGCAGGTGTTGCACGCAGAGACCGTCTTGATCCACCGGCACCGCAATGGCGTTGATCTGCAAGTAGTCCAGCAATGGCCGCGGGGCTCAAGGTAACCCTCGGCGGTGAGCAGTGCGTAAGTGCTGTCGATGGTCCCGCGCGCCAGCCCCAGTTCCTTGGCCAGCGCCCGCGCCGCCGGGACGCGTTCGCCTGGCTTGAGCAGGCCCTCGGCGATGGCGCTGCGAAAACGCCAGTAGAGTTGGCGGTAGATCGGCTCAGCGGAGTCGGGGTCCGGGGGGGGGGCAGGGTGTGCATGAGGTGTCCATCTCCAGTTCACGGCTGGCCTCACTGTAACTGCCTGATGCCCCATACCCAAGTGCCATAACCGCATCAGTTGCTAGGCCATCATGGCTCAGTATCGGACGCTGATTACGCAGCGACCGCCGTCGAGTTCAGCGCCAAGGAACTTGCCGACCTGACCTATGGCATTGCCTTGATGAACGCCTTCAACCGCCTCGGTATCACGTTCCGAACCACGCCTGCGGCGGCGAGCTGAAACATCGCGCAATAAGGCAATTTAATGGCCCCTCTAGAACCAAATCCTCGCCAGAATCGCTTTTATTTTCAGGTGGTTAGGTGAGGATGCAAATGCGCACTGTTGGAATCATGCTGATCGCCTGCTCCCTGGCCGGCGGCGCAACTGCTGTGCAGGCACGGGAGCTGCGCGAGGGTGACAAGTACATGTGCAGTTGGGGCGCCGGCACCGCCGCCAGGGCCCAGGAACTCAAGCTGTCGGGGGTATCGCTGTACGCGGCGCGGCAGAAGATCCAGAGCATGAAGTTCAACAAATCCTGGATGCGCATGATGGCCATGGGCATCACCGAACAGACTTATGACAGCCGTTCGCGGCTCAAGCCCGAGGCGATTCGCCAGGGTTTCTATCAGGACTGCGTGCGCTACAAAGTCGCTCGCAAATGACTGTTTAACGCGATAGCGGCGGGCTGGCATCTTCCTGGGCACAAGCACCGGCCAGTGCAAAAGCTGCGTAAGCCTGTCCAACTTCGGCTTGACGCTCCTCGCCATACTGGCGCCAGGTAAACGACGAGGTACACGCCATGACTGATTACGTTTTCACCCCAGCGCCAACCCCGAGCCTCGCTGTACAGGACAGTGATGCGCGCTTTGCGCTGCGCCGTGTGTTCTGCGTGGGCCGCAACTACAGTGAGCACGCCCGGGAGATGGGGCACGACCCGGACCGCGAACCGCCGTTCTTCTTCATGAAGCCGGCGGATGCCGTGGTACCGGCCGAAGGTGTGATCGCTTATCCGCCGCTGACCGCCGACCTGCATCACGAAGTTGAACTGGTTGTAGCCATTGGCAAGGGCGGGGTGGACATCAGCCCGGCACAGGCGTTTTCCCACATTTGGGGGTATGGCGTCGGTATCGATCTGACTCGACGTGACCTGCAAGCCGAGGCGAAAAAGTTGTCACGTCCGTGGGATTGGGCAAAGGCTTTTGATGAATCCGCGCCGACTACCGCGCTGCAGCCGGTAAGCGCAGTAGGGCACCCCGCCAGTGGAAAAATCTGGCTCAAGGTCAATGGTGAACAGCGCCAGGTGGGCGACCTGGCCGACCTGATCTGGTCCGTCAGCGAAGTCATCAGCCATGCCTCCAAAGCCGTCGCGCTCAAGGCGGGCGACCTGATCTTCACCGGCACTCCCGCAGGCGTCGGCGCATTGCAACCGGGCGACGTAGTCACCGCCGGCATCGACGGCATTGGCGAGTTGCATTTCACCCTCGGCCAGGGTTGAGGCTACAGTGGTGCCCAGGCCACCCGAGAGACCGATATGCCAGGCACCCGAGTCACCACTTACGGCATGCAACAACGCAGCGACCGCCCTGACTTCTACATCCGCGACAAGCGCGGGCGGGCGGCGCTGACCAGCCCTCATCGCCATGAGTATTTCCAGATCCAGATCAACCTCGGTGGCGACACCGTGCAGCATATCGGCGGCGCGGTGCGGCCGTTTCCACGTAAGGCGCTGGCGTTTATCCTGCCTCATCGGTTGCATGTGATTCCCCATCCCGAGGATGGCGAATTCCTGCTGATCAACTTCAGCCAGGCGTTTTTCCTGCCGCAACTGACCTGCGATCCCTTGGACCTGGAGGATATTCCCATCGGTCAGGCGCCGGAGCTTTCGCCGTTTCGCTTCCAGGAACAGCTGGATTTCATCCTTGATGACGCCGCTTTTGCCCAGGTGCTAACCTGGCTCGCGCATATGCGCGAACTCGATGCCCATCGCACCTTCGGTGCCCGTGAACGCCTTAAGGGCTACCTGTTTCAACTGGTCGGCCTGATCTGTGAGCAATACGCCGAACCCTTGCAAGCTTTTGCCGCCAACCATGCCACGCGGCGCGGGCGCAAGGATGCGTTGGCGCGGGTGCAGGCCTACATCCGCGAGCACCTGCATGAACCGACACTCAACCTTACGGATACGGCGGCCGCGGCGTTCCTGTCCCCCAACTACCTCACTCACCTGTTGCGCAAGGAAACCGGCAAACCCTTTTCGCAGCTGGTGCTCGACCGTCGCCTGCAGTTGGCGCGCACGTTGTTGCTCAACAGTGCACAGATGATTGGCACGATCGCCCACCGCTGCGGCTTCACCGATGAAGCGTACTTTTCCCGTTGCTTCCGCAAGGCCCATGGCCTGGCGCCAGGTCAATTCCGTCGCCAACAGCATGGCGAGCCCTTGTAACCGGGCTGATTTACAAATCCACGACAATCGCGATGTGTCGATTTGCATACAATTGCGGCCTTCATGAGGGAGGTTCGTATGCAGACGCTCATTCGCGCGGCGACGCAGGACGATGTGGAAACACTCTTCGCTATTCGCACCTCGGTGGTGCAAAACCATTTGAGTGTTGAGCAAATGGCAGATCTGGGCATTACGCCGCAGATGTTGGCCGACAGCATCCGCGCAGCGCCTTGCGTATGGATCGCAGAGGTGGATGGCCTGCCCGTGGCGTTCAATATGGTCGACCTGGCTGAAGGCGAGGTGTTCGCGATGTTCGTGTTGCCGACCCACGAAAACCTGGGCCTGGGCCGTCAACTGATGGCAGTGGCCGAGGCTGCGCTGTTTGAACACCATGACAGGCTGTTTCTGATCACCGACGGCCGCGATGAAATACGTGCCAATGGGTTTTATCAGCGATTGGGCTGGGTCTTGGCCGGCCAGGCCGACGGCGATGACGTGCGATACGAGAAGAGCAGGGTGCAATAACGTCATGAACCCACCTGAGCCGTCGTCTTCCCACAGCTTTCGCTTTTTTGTACTCGGAGTGCTCTGCGCAGCAGTGTTACTGGGCCTTTATTTTGTTCAGCTCAACGCCCAGGTCGACCGCGAGCGGGAAGCCGCCAATGAGCGCCTGGCACTGTGCAGGCAAGTGGAAAGTGTGGGGCGTTCGGTGCTGCCCAACAGTTTGGAAACACAGGACGCTTGCAAGCAATTGAATGGGCATCTCTCCAACAGTGTGACGCCGCCCTAATTCAATGACCCTTGTTTATAAATGGAAATGTAATGATAGTTGCACCAAAAAGTGGCATCTATATGCTTCGCTACCTTAAAAAAAGTTTGGTTATTGAACGACTTACAGCATTTTTAATCCGACGAAAGGATTAAAATAATCTTGTTACAGCTTTTTACAATCGTTATTATAGCCAGGCGTTCACCTCCCACGGTTTATGCATTTTTAAATCCCAAGTTTCCATCAGCTACTTGGGATTTTTTTTGCCCGTAATTTGACCTCTGCGACAAACCCCAGCATCGGACTATCGGTTTCACGATACGCGTACCGACGCCCAGGCTGAGGGTCAGCAAGTGTGATACCGCCAGGAAACCATGCGCGATCCGCGGCTGGCGGATCAGGCGCAGGCACCGTTGCGCCACGGGTTTGCGGCGGTAGGCTAGCCGTTGACGGTGTGGCTCGGCGTATCGAGCGCGCCGTAATAGCGCCAACAGCAATGGCGGTGTTCCGGCACAATCACACAGCCGCTGAGGCTGACGATCAGTAGTGCGACAACCAGCATGTAAAGTCGGCGGGACATGGTGTTTCCTCTTGGGTTGATCAGCGTTAATCCTTCAACGTTGCCAACTGCGTAAATCTGTCGCGAAGCTTTCAAACATTTCATCAAGCCCCGTCATTCCCCGCGCAATACTGCCCCGTAAATAATCTTCGCGTTCTGCGACGGATTTTTCGACACGCCCCGTTCAACCCATCAGCAACCTGCACTTTCGCGTGTTGCATGAAGGAGTTGCCATGAGACCCCTGGCCAAATTGCGCTATGCCTTGCTTGCTCCGCTGGCTCTCGCCGCGTTTGTCAGCACCCCCACCTTTGCCCAGACCGAAATCATCATCCGTCAGGCACCGCCACCAGAGCGCGTGGAAATGATCCCCGCGGAACGCCCAGGTTACGCCTGGGACCGCGGGCACTGGCGCTGGGAAGGTCGCGGCTACGGCTGGGTGCCAGGCCATTGGCAACCGGTGATGCGCAACGCCCGCTGGGAACCCGGCCATTGGGAGGCCCACGGTCCCAACTGGTACTGGCGTGAAGGGCATTGGATTCGCTGACCGAGAATTGCCCGATTGAAAGACACTGATCCGGACGTTGAACTGCTCGCACGCATCGGCAACAACGAACCTGCGGCCGTCAACGAAATGGTGACGCGCAAACTGCCGCGTCTGCTGGCGCTCGCCAGCCGGATCCTGGGGGATGCCGATGAGGCCAGGGATGTGGCCCAGGAAAGCTTCCTGCGCATCTGGCGTCATGCGTCCACGTGGCGCAGTGGCGAGGCGCGTTTCGACACCTGGCTGCACCGGGTGGCGCTCAACCTCTGCCATGACCGGTTGCGTCGGCGCAAAGAACGTCCTTTGAACGAAGAGGAGGTGCTGGCGCTGGCGGACAGCTCACCGTCTGCGGACGAGCAATTGGAAACCGCCGACCGTAACGCCCGCATGGCCGCCGCGTTGGCGGCGTTGCCCGAGCGCCAGCGCGAGGCGATTGTGTTGCAGTATTACCAGGAGCTGTCGAACATCGACGCCGCGGCCCTGATGAATATCAGCGTCGAGGCACTGGAGAGCCTGCTGTCGCGGGCCCGACGCCAGTTGCGCAGCCAACTTGCCGATACACCCGGGCTCGCCCGCCCAGGAAGGGGAAAACCATGACACCGGAACGATTTGCTTATTTGGCCGACGCCTACGGGGCCGATCTACAGCGTTGGCCTTTGGCGGAGCGCGGCGCGGCCCAGGTGCTGCTCGACAGCGGTAATGCCAGTGCGCGCGAAGCATTGCACGCCGCTGGCTGGCTGGATGCCCAACTGGACAGCCATCAACTGGCCTTTCTCGACCCGGCACTGGCCCGGCAGATCCGCCGGTCTGCGCCGCGTCGCGCGTCGTTCTGGTCGCGTTATGCCGGTTGGTTGTCGCCTGCAGGGCTGGTGGGCGTGGGCATTGCCGGCGTCGTCACCGGCATGTTGGTGGCGTCCATGAGCGTGCCGTTGCCGATGGTGTCCGCCGAGGTGTTGCCCAGTGTGTTTGATCAGGGCGATGCGCAGGTCATCTTTTCCGTCAACGCCGAGGACACCGAGCAATGAGCGCCCAATCCCTGAAACCGTGGTTGCTGGTCTCGGTGTTGCTCAATGTGTTTTTGATCGGCGGGGTAGGCGGGGGACTTTACCACTGGATGGCGAGTGCCAAGCCTGTGGAGGCCGTGGTCAATCAGCATGGGTTGCGGCAGGCGATGGTCAAGCTGCCGCCGGAGCGGCGTCGGGAGTTGCGCCAGTTGTTGCGCCATAACCGTGCCGATAGTCAGCCGCTTGTGATGGCGGGGCGGGAGGCGCGGTTGGGGGTGATCAAGCAACTGGAGGCGCCGACGCTGGACCGCGATGTGCTGGTGGCGGAGCTGGCCAAGGCGCGGGAGGCGGATATGGCGTTGCGGGCGTTGGTGGATTCAACCGTGGCGCAGTTTGCCAGTTCTTTGTCTCGGGAGGAGCGGCGGAAGTTGGTGGAGGCGTTGTATTTGCGGGGGCAGGCGGTAGGGGGTAAGCCTCGGTCTTGACCTTGTGACAAGGGAGCTTGCTCCCGTGGCGGTCTTAAGGTCGGCCTTGGGGCGGTGGCTAAACCGGCATCCCTGCCGGTTTCCCCCCCCAAAAAAAATCCCTGCCGAATTCCGGCCGGCGTGTTTGACGGGGCGCCTGAGATCAAGATCAAAAGCCAGAGCACGGCGGTGTAGTAGCCGACCTGAGTGGTTAGATCAAACGCCACAAAGGGGAAAGGGGGCGCTCAGAGCGATTTGCCCACCAACACTTCCTGCTTCCGCCCCGCACTGTTCACATTCACCGTACGAGCGAAACTCACGCCATTTTCTTTGAATTCACACAGCACCCGATCCCGAAACGCCGTCTGCGGATAGATCCAGGTCATTTCCAATGTCTTCTCATTCAACCAGCGCGCACCTGCGACGATCTGCGCATCCTTGAATTCATACCCATGGTGCAGCGCACGGCCGGGCATGCTGGTGAAGCCGTTGAGCCAATGGTTGATGCCGACCTGCACGCGGTGAGTCGCCTGGCTGTCGGTCAGCTCGAAGGTCAAGACATCACCCGCAAACTCGAACGATAACTGACGCACGCCGAGTCCGTTCTGTGCTACGGAAAATACGCGCTTCGCATCTTCCGGCGCCGCGCAGTCCGAGGCCAACGAAGGTCGTTCGGCCATGCGTGCCAACCGCTGCTCCAGCCGCGCATCGGCCTCGGGTTTCGCGCTGCAATCCTCACCAAACACCGCCGGAAAATACCGCTCGATATGCGGCACGATTTCCGCCGAGTTTTTCATCCCGCCCACCAGCACCAGCGTCGCGTTGTGTTCGCGATACACCGCCGCCATCTGCACAAACACGCCCAATGCACTGAACGCCGGTCGCGGTTTCATCATCCAGTGGTAGCCGTAACGGCTGTCCGGCCCGCCTTGGGGTTGGGTGGCGGCGCGGACCCAGGCGGTCGGCAATACTTGTCGCCCATTCCATAGTCCATCCTGGGCATGCAGCACCGCCAGTTTCAGCGCCGCCGACACGGGGGCGGTGAGGCCGTTGCCGCCGGGGTTCACGCCGTCCGGGCCGATGTCCCAGGTTTCATTGTGAATATCCAAGGGGATGAACAGGCGCGGCTTGAGGTATTCGTGCAGGGTTTGGCCGGTGACGCGGTTGATCAGCGCCGAGAGCATGTAGCTGGCGGCGCTGGTGTAGACGTACTCGGTGCCCGGCGCGTGGGCCAGAGGAATCTTGAAGAATTCAGCTATCCAACTGGTGGTGATGCCGCGCCACACGGAGCCGGAGGTGTTGCTGGCGTGGCCGGTGCGCATGGTCAGCAGGTGTTCGACGGTCATGTCGGCCAGGCGTGGGTTGGCTTCGGCTGGCACTTCGTCGGGGAAGAAGTCGACCAGGCGGTCGTCCAGCCTGAGCAAGCCCTCTGCGATAGCCAGGCCGATGGCGCAGCCGGTGAAGCTCTTGGCCATGGAGTGCAGCACGCG
This window harbors:
- a CDS encoding serine hydrolase domain-containing protein gives rise to the protein MPLTSYDGLPRASASGVGVDPDRLIAFLDEVKAAGLDLHGFMLHRHGHVVAEGWTWPVDPNEPRVLHSMAKSFTGCAIGLAIAEGLLRLDDRLVDFFPDEVPAEANPRLADMTVEHLLTMRTGHASNTSGSVWRGITTSWIAEFFKIPLAHAPGTEYVYTSAASYMLSALINRVTGQTLHEYLKPRLFIPLDIHNETWDIGPDGVNPGGNGLTAPVSAALKLAVLHAQDGLWNGRQVLPTAWVRAATQPQGGPDSRYGYHWMMKPRPAFSALGVFVQMAAVYREHNATLVLVGGMKNSAEIVPHIERYFPAVFGEDCSAKPEADARLEQRLARMAERPSLASDCAAPEDAKRVFSVAQNGLGVRQLSFEFAGDVLTFELTDSQATHRVQVGINHWLNGFTSMPGRALHHGYEFKDAQIVAGARWLNEKTLEMTWIYPQTAFRDRVLCEFKENGVSFARTVNVNSAGRKQEVLVGKSL
- a CDS encoding YXWGXW repeat-containing protein; protein product: MRPLAKLRYALLAPLALAAFVSTPTFAQTEIIIRQAPPPERVEMIPAERPGYAWDRGHWRWEGRGYGWVPGHWQPVMRNARWEPGHWEAHGPNWYWREGHWIR
- a CDS encoding GNAT family N-acetyltransferase codes for the protein MQTLIRAATQDDVETLFAIRTSVVQNHLSVEQMADLGITPQMLADSIRAAPCVWIAEVDGLPVAFNMVDLAEGEVFAMFVLPTHENLGLGRQLMAVAEAALFEHHDRLFLITDGRDEIRANGFYQRLGWVLAGQADGDDVRYEKSRVQ
- a CDS encoding helix-turn-helix transcriptional regulator, with product MPGTRVTTYGMQQRSDRPDFYIRDKRGRAALTSPHRHEYFQIQINLGGDTVQHIGGAVRPFPRKALAFILPHRLHVIPHPEDGEFLLINFSQAFFLPQLTCDPLDLEDIPIGQAPELSPFRFQEQLDFILDDAAFAQVLTWLAHMRELDAHRTFGARERLKGYLFQLVGLICEQYAEPLQAFAANHATRRGRKDALARVQAYIREHLHEPTLNLTDTAAAAFLSPNYLTHLLRKETGKPFSQLVLDRRLQLARTLLLNSAQMIGTIAHRCGFTDEAYFSRCFRKAHGLAPGQFRRQQHGEPL
- a CDS encoding periplasmic heavy metal sensor: MSAQSLKPWLLVSVLLNVFLIGGVGGGLYHWMASAKPVEAVVNQHGLRQAMVKLPPERRRELRQLLRHNRADSQPLVMAGREARLGVIKQLEAPTLDRDVLVAELAKAREADMALRALVDSTVAQFASSLSREERRKLVEALYLRGQAVGGKPRS
- a CDS encoding cytochrome c biogenesis protein ResB; this encodes MSRRLYMLVVALLIVSLSGCVIVPEHRHCCWRYYGALDTPSHTVNG
- a CDS encoding fumarylacetoacetate hydrolase family protein: MTDYVFTPAPTPSLAVQDSDARFALRRVFCVGRNYSEHAREMGHDPDREPPFFFMKPADAVVPAEGVIAYPPLTADLHHEVELVVAIGKGGVDISPAQAFSHIWGYGVGIDLTRRDLQAEAKKLSRPWDWAKAFDESAPTTALQPVSAVGHPASGKIWLKVNGEQRQVGDLADLIWSVSEVISHASKAVALKAGDLIFTGTPAGVGALQPGDVVTAGIDGIGELHFTLGQG
- a CDS encoding TonB-dependent siderophore receptor, whose product is MSRLARPLHPLALSVAMAFAAVPLLTVQSSFAEESSTVRSFSIPAGDLSQSLNSLAEQAGLVLAFDASLTRGKRSKGLSGQYDTDVALNQLLAGSGLQALKISAERYRLEVIPDNGGAMELQATTISGAYQAESPTGPVSGYVATRSLSGTKTDTALIETPQSISIVTKDQMRAQNAESLNQILRYSAAVIPETRGATASRLDQLTIRGFSPATYLDGLRMPSSRDALPQKDAFDLERVEVLRGPASVLYGQGTPSGVINMVSKRPLDTPFHEVGVEYGTFNKKRTTFDLSGPLDDQGVYSYRVAGLFDDADGQVEHTETRRQSLSSTFTWRPDDATSLTLLGHFQKDPKGASYGSIPAWGSVLHSPTGRSIDVDFYDGEKNFEKSDREYYSIGWAFEHHVDDVWTVRQNARYLRSEGQYRSLYSNYLMADYRTIRRSTIASDVDLDAYTLDNQVQAKFDTGPLQHTLLMGLDYQNTSTDTKSGSGVYTAGPTLDIFNPVYGAAVPVPAYTTDGTSRSEQTGVYLQEQMKWDKWVLLLGGRYDWASTDSSTKAIRTGVKSESSLDSKAFTGRIGLVYLFDNGLAPYASYAESFNPQSGTGYGGSVFKPTEGKQYEIGIKYQPPGSNSFITAAIFDLRQTNVLTTDPDPTHLCGTGRCQSQDGEVQSRGFELEGKASLNDNLDITAAYAYLDNRISKSNNTVRYAPISDIGVGPAIAAEGTTTYGVPRHTASAWADYTFHDGKLKGFGAGVGARYVGSSWGDTANTLKVPGYTLFDAAVHYDIPNITSLKDNLRLALNATNLANKEYVASCYSYSWCWYGSQRTVQASATYQW
- a CDS encoding TIGR00730 family Rossman fold protein; this encodes MEDAKALGREIARRGMRLVYGGSARGLMGVIADSALAEGGQVIGVITRLLHELGHMHPGLTGYEIMDDMRSRKARMSELADAFIALPGGLGTFKEVLEAMTLTQLGEHHKGVACLNTANFFATLRSLFEHAVKEGFMKAEHNQMLIVEDNPGALLDALGQWQAPLVNKWIEPLKR
- a CDS encoding RNA polymerase sigma factor, encoding MKDTDPDVELLARIGNNEPAAVNEMVTRKLPRLLALASRILGDADEARDVAQESFLRIWRHASTWRSGEARFDTWLHRVALNLCHDRLRRRKERPLNEEEVLALADSSPSADEQLETADRNARMAAALAALPERQREAIVLQYYQELSNIDAAALMNISVEALESLLSRARRQLRSQLADTPGLARPGRGKP